A genomic stretch from Oryzias latipes chromosome 24, ASM223467v1 includes:
- the LOC101168911 gene encoding inactive serine protease 35 yields the protein MDLEHLMIMLLCAAAMTVSADLMMNESSQASMWSRQNLPKLLLTQTKHLSTPLFKGRQANESSGGSEVFCGIECQSTLPPLDQTTQERILGYETLHESGTCTHTDVSLQWIKTTFAQPMTPLPAHTRKKRQVYGEDGRFVISDSQFITTYPFSTAVRISAGCSGVLVSPKHVLTAAHCIHDGMDYLEGARKLKVGLLKLKKKRGKRKRRGGRRRYGKHVESMRVELNGKNKHFEKIKRRRDESRSHRGRKRAGRRAADGPRNSFANREKGNQNGFNRVPRSVGSRSRLQPVFRWTPIEKIHIPQGWIHTNSSPVFVFSDYDYALLELKRPVKQKHMELGVAPSSASLGRIHFSSHDIDKSLLDGFGEKNVVYRFCSVTKESDDLIYQHCDAQLGATGAGIYIRLRQEEDGNGRKAKWQRRVIGVFSGHRWVQVEEGKNRDYNVAVRITPLKYAQICLWIHGDSSFCQNI from the coding sequence ATGGACCTTGAACATTTGATGATTATGCTGCTCTGTGCAGCTGctatgacagtttctgcagatttaATGATGAACGAGAGCAGCCAAGCCAGCATGTGGAGCAGACAGAACCTGCCAAAGCTGCTTTTGACACAAACTAAACACTTAAGCACACCTTTGTTTAAAGGGAGGCAGGCAAATGAAAGCAGTGGGGGGTCTGAGGTGTTTTGTGGAATTGAGTGTCAGAGCACCTTACCACCATTAGACCAAACCACTCAGGAGAGGATTCTGGGATATGAGACTCTGCATGAAAGTGGTACTTGCACACATACTGATGTCAGTCTGCAGTGGATCAAAACGACTTTTGCACAACCAATGACTCCCTTGCCTGCTCACACTCGCAAAAAGCGGCAAGTTTACGGGGAGGATGGACGATTTGTTATCTCGGATTCTCAGTTTATCACCACCTACCCTTTCTCCACCGCTGTTCGCATCTCTGCAGGTTGTTCTGGAGTCCTGGTTTCCCCAAAACATGtgttgacagcagcacattgcATCCATGATGGTATGGACTATTTAGAAGGAGCCAGAAAGCTTAAAGTTGGGCTGTTAAAGCTCAagaaaaagagggggaaaagaaaaagaagagggggACGACGGAGGTATGGGAAACATGTAGAGAGCATGAGAGTTGAGTTGAATGGGAAGAATAAACACTTTGAAAAGATCAAGAGAAGGAGGGATGAAAGCAGAAGCCACAGAGGAAGAAAACGTGCTGGAAGGAGGGCAGCTGATGGACCAAGGAATAGTTttgcaaacagagaaaaagggAACCAAAATGGTTTTAACCGTGTGCCACGCAGTGTAGGATCCAGATCACGACTGCAGCCTGTTTTCCGTTGGACTCCCATAGAAAAAATCCACATCCCTCAGGGGTGGATTCACACCAACAGCTCCCCAGTTTTTGTCTTCTCTGACTATGATTACGCTCTCCTGGAGCTGAAACGGCCAGTCAAGCAGAAGCACATGGAGCTTGGAGTGGCACCCTCTTCTGCATCTCTGGGACGAATCCACTTCTCCAGCCACGACATCGACAAAAGCCTCCTGGACGGATTCGGAGAGAAGAACGTGGTTTATCGTTTTTGCTCAGTGACAAAGGAGTCGGATGATTTGATATATCAACACTGTGATGCTCAGCTAGGAGCCACAGGAGCAGGGATTTACATCCGCCTGAGACaagaagaggatggaaatggaaGGAAAGCTAAGTGGCAGAGGAGGGTGATCGGGGTGTTTTCAGGCCATCGGTGGGTGCAGGTGGAGGAAGGTAAGAATAGGGATTACAATGTGGCAGTGAGGATTACACCTCTCAAATATGCCCAGATCTGCCTCTGGATTCATGGAGATTCAAGTTTTTGTCAAAATATTTAA
- the LOC101158158 gene encoding putative nucleotidyltransferase FAM46A has translation MDESVECASTDSGPDGDSISLSVLNWEQVQRLDTILTSSIPIHGRWSFPTLEVKPRDIVKVVRSRMEEKRIHVREVRLNGSAASYVLHEDSGLGWKDLDLIFCAELKGEMEFQIVKELVLDSLLDFFPEGVNKEKITPVTLKEAYVQKMVKVCNDSDRWSLISLSNNRGKNVELKFVDSLRRQFEFSVDSFQIRLDSLLLFYECSEHSMAATFHPTILGESVYGDFPTALDHLRKRLICTRSPEEIRGGGLLKYCHLLVRGFRAASDTEMKLLQRYMCSRFFIDFPDVNEQRRKLESYLHNHFVDLEDRKYDYLATLYEVVQESTVCLMGHERRQTLSLISSLALRVLAEQNAIPNAANVTCFYQPAPFVSDGNFSNYYIAQVQPVYSCPPSHFQHYLSTLQHPMYATWLPCS, from the exons ATGGACGAGAGTGTTGAATGCGCTTCGACCGACAGCGGGCCGGACGGGGACAGCATCAGCCTCAGCGTTCTCAACTGGGAGCAAGTGCAGAGATTGGACACCATCCTGACCAGCTCCATTCCCATCCACGGGCGATGGAGCTTCCCGACCCTGGAAGTGAAACCGCGGGATATCGTCAAGGTGGTCCGGAGCcgcatggaggagaagcggatCCACGTCCGGGAGGTGCGACTCAACGGATCTGCGGCCAGCTACGTCCTGCACGAGGACAGCGGTCTGGGATGGAAAGATCTGGACCTAATATTCTGCGCTGAGCTCAAAGGAGAGATGGAGTTTCAGATAGTCAAGGAGTTAGTTCTTGACTcacttctggacttcttccctGAGGGGgtgaataaagaaaagatcacacCAGTGACCTTAAAG GAGGCCTACGTGCAGAAAATGGTGAAGGTGTGCAATGACTCTGACCGCTGGAGTCTCATCTCGCTCTCCAACAATCGTGGCAAGAACGTAGAGCTAAAGTTCGTGGACTCACTTCGGCGGCAGTTTGAGTTCAGCGTCGATTCTTTCCAGATCCGTCTCGACTCCCTTCTACTCTTCTACGAATGCTCTGAGCACTCCATGGCAGCCACGTTCCACCCAACCATTCTCGGAGAAAGCGTCTACGGTGACTTTCCGACCGCCTTAGATCACCTGCGCAAGCGCCTCATCTGTACTCGCAGCCCAGAGGAGATTCGCGGTGGCGGTCTGCTGAAatactgccacctgctggttCGAGGTTTTCGCGCAGCGTCGGACACTGAAATGAAACTTTTGCAGCGCTACATGTGCTCGCGCTTCTTCATAGATTTCCCTGACGTCAACGAGCAGAGGAGAAAGCTGGAGTCATATCTTCACAACCATTTTGTGGACTTGGAGGACAGAAAATACgactatctggcaacgctgtACGAGGTGGTGCAAGAGAGTACTGTGTGCCTGATGGGACACGAGAGGCGGCAGACGCTTAGCCTCATCTCCTCTTTGGCACTTCGTGTCCTGGCGGAGCAGAATGCCATCCCCAATGCCGCTAATGTCACCTGCTTCTACCAGCCAGCCCCTTTTGTCTCAGATGGCAACTTTAGCAACTATTACATAGCCCAGGTACAGCCTGTCTACTCATGCCCACCTTCACATTTTCAGCACTACCTTTCTACATTGCAGCATCCCATGTATGCCACCTGGTTGCCCTGTAGCTAA